In a genomic window of Oncorhynchus keta strain PuntledgeMale-10-30-2019 chromosome 26, Oket_V2, whole genome shotgun sequence:
- the srd5a3 gene encoding polyprenol reductase isoform X2 — MLTLLGFCVIDFLWLSLALCFLLAFCVHRLSRYLPTGCEHSKLYILFQDLIRYGKTKGPLKRDHWLRVFDIPKRWFWHFYAISVGWNGVLIVLSLNMIVWGQKFPSWLTDILGFLTTGGPVAVRQVPQVSAVLVQVLLWIHSLRRLLECHLVSVFSDGVIHIVQYIFGLAYYILLGLTVLCLDSLIIEGGSPAFPLLSQLRWYYVAGAVLFFWASLLQHRSLVLLARLRTGGSGTVETLAHRVPSGGWFELVSCPHYLAELLIYVSLGIVSGSHALTWWLVVLYVLFNQALAAQLCHEFYTSKFQSYPQHRKAFLPYLL; from the exons ATGCTAACACTTTTAGGATTTTGTGTTATTGATTTCCTGTGGTTATCCTTGGCTTTATGCTTTCTCTTAGCTTTTTGCGTCCACAGACTTTCACGTTACCTGCCGACTGGATGTGAGCATTCAAAACTGTATATATTATTCCAGGATCTAATCCGATACGGTAAAACCAAGGGACCACTGAAACGAGACCACTGGCTGCGTGTTTTTGATATCCCAAAAAG ATGGTTCTGGCACTTCTATGCAATATCTGTTGGCTGGAATGGTGTTCTTATTGTCCTGTCACTTAACATGATTGTATGGGGCCAGAAATTCCCATCATGGTTGACTGACATATTGGGATTCCTGACTACTGGTGGACCAGTGGCAGTCAGGCAAG TTCCACAGGTGTCAGCTGTGCTGGTGCAGGTCCTGTTATGGATTCATTCTCTTAGACGACTACTGGAGTGCCACTTGGTCAGCGTGTTCTCTGATGGGGTCATTCAcattgttcagtatatatttggCTTGGCCTACTACATTTTACTGGGGCTGACAGTGCTGTGCTTGGATTCTTTGATAATTGAAGGAG GGAGCCCTGCTTTCCCATTGCTCTCCCAGCTGAGGTGGTACTATGTGGCTGGAGCTGTACTCTTCTTCTGGGCCTCTCTGCTGCAGCACCGCTCCCTGGTCTTGCTGGCCAGACTGCGCACTGGAGGATCAG GGACAGTGGAGACTCTAGCCCACAGGGTTCCCAGTGGAGGCTGGTTTGAGCTGGTCTCCTGTCCTCATTACTTAGCTGAGCTGCTGATCTATGTGTCTCTGGGGATTGTGTCTGGAAGTCACGCTCTCACCTGGTGGCTCGTTGTCCTCTATGTGCTCTTCAACCAGGCGCTGGCTGCCCAGCTCTGTCATGAGTTTTACACAAGCAAGTTTCAGTCTTACCCACAGCATCGCAAAGCATTCCTCCCTTATTTATTGTAA
- the srd5a3 gene encoding polyprenol reductase isoform X1: protein MLTLLGFCVIDFLWLSLALCFLLAFCVHRLSRYLPTGCEHSKLYILFQDLIRYGKTKGPLKRDHWLRVFDIPKRWFWHFYAISVGWNGVLIVLSLNMIVWGQKFPSWLTDILGFLTTGGPVAVRQVPQVSAVLVQVLLWIHSLRRLLECHLVSVFSDGVIHIVQYIFGLAYYILLGLTVLCLDSLIIEGVGSPAFPLLSQLRWYYVAGAVLFFWASLLQHRSLVLLARLRTGGSGTVETLAHRVPSGGWFELVSCPHYLAELLIYVSLGIVSGSHALTWWLVVLYVLFNQALAAQLCHEFYTSKFQSYPQHRKAFLPYLL from the exons ATGCTAACACTTTTAGGATTTTGTGTTATTGATTTCCTGTGGTTATCCTTGGCTTTATGCTTTCTCTTAGCTTTTTGCGTCCACAGACTTTCACGTTACCTGCCGACTGGATGTGAGCATTCAAAACTGTATATATTATTCCAGGATCTAATCCGATACGGTAAAACCAAGGGACCACTGAAACGAGACCACTGGCTGCGTGTTTTTGATATCCCAAAAAG ATGGTTCTGGCACTTCTATGCAATATCTGTTGGCTGGAATGGTGTTCTTATTGTCCTGTCACTTAACATGATTGTATGGGGCCAGAAATTCCCATCATGGTTGACTGACATATTGGGATTCCTGACTACTGGTGGACCAGTGGCAGTCAGGCAAG TTCCACAGGTGTCAGCTGTGCTGGTGCAGGTCCTGTTATGGATTCATTCTCTTAGACGACTACTGGAGTGCCACTTGGTCAGCGTGTTCTCTGATGGGGTCATTCAcattgttcagtatatatttggCTTGGCCTACTACATTTTACTGGGGCTGACAGTGCTGTGCTTGGATTCTTTGATAATTGAAGGAG TAGGGAGCCCTGCTTTCCCATTGCTCTCCCAGCTGAGGTGGTACTATGTGGCTGGAGCTGTACTCTTCTTCTGGGCCTCTCTGCTGCAGCACCGCTCCCTGGTCTTGCTGGCCAGACTGCGCACTGGAGGATCAG GGACAGTGGAGACTCTAGCCCACAGGGTTCCCAGTGGAGGCTGGTTTGAGCTGGTCTCCTGTCCTCATTACTTAGCTGAGCTGCTGATCTATGTGTCTCTGGGGATTGTGTCTGGAAGTCACGCTCTCACCTGGTGGCTCGTTGTCCTCTATGTGCTCTTCAACCAGGCGCTGGCTGCCCAGCTCTGTCATGAGTTTTACACAAGCAAGTTTCAGTCTTACCCACAGCATCGCAAAGCATTCCTCCCTTATTTATTGTAA